The sequence below is a genomic window from Actinokineospora baliensis.
TGAGGGCACCAACCCGGGCGGCGGCAAGCCGAACAGCCCGACCTGCAACAACACCACGCTGACCGGCGTCGGCATCCAGAACGCAGGCAAGATCTTCTACGGCGGCATGCTGCTCAAGACCTCGGGCATGACCCACCGCAAGTACCGCGTCGCCACCCTGACCTCGGCGAAGAACCTGGACGCCACCTGCGGTCTGTACAACAAGACCAAGGCCGCGTGGGACGCCATCACCCTGCCCGCGCAGACCGGTGAGCCGACCTGCACCCCGTCGGGCGGCAACGAGTTCTCCCTGTCGCTGAACCCGTCCTCGGGCTCCATCGTCAAGGGCAACTCCGGCACCTTCACCGTCGCGACCCAGACCACCTCGGGTTCGGCGCAGAACGTGTCCCTGTCGGCCTCGGGCCAGCCCTCGGGCGTGACCGTGTCCTTCAACCCGACCTCGGTGCAGACCGGCGCCTCCTCCACCGCGACCGTCAACGTCGGTTCCTCGGTGGCCAACGGCACCTACACGATCACCGTGACCGCGGCCGGTGGCACCAGCCACACCGCGACCTACTCGCTGACCGTGACCGGTGGCGGCGACCCGAACCCGAACCCGACCGCGCCGGACATCGACGTGGCCGCGGTTCAGGCGCACATCTCGCAGTTCGGCACCATCGCCTCGCAGAACGGCGGCAACCGCCGGGCCGGTAGCGCGGGTTACACCGCCTCCGTCGCCTACATCAAGGGCAAGCTGCAGGCCGCGGGCTACACCGTGGTCGAGCAGACCTGCACCTCCGGCTGCGTGTACCGCTCGAACAACCTGATCGCGGACTGGCCCGGTGGCGACACCGCCCAGACCTACATGTTCGGCGCCCACCTCGACGGTGTGGCCGCGGGCCCCGGCATCAACGACAACGCCTCCGGCTCCGCGACCCTGCTCGAGGTCGCGCTCCAGCTCGCCGCCAAGAACCCGACCATGGCCAAGCACGTGCGCTTCGGGTGGTGGACCGACGAGGAGCAGGGCCTCAACGGCTCGAAGTTCTACGTCAACCAGCTGACCTCGGCCCAGCGGTCGCAGATCAAGGGTTACTACAACTTCGACATGGTGGCCTCCACCAACGGCGGCTACTTCATCAACAACATCAACACCGCGGTCGCCTCCCCGCTCAAGGAGTACTGGACCTCGCTGAACCTGGCTCCCGAGGAGAACACCGAGGGCGCTGGCCGCTCCGATGACTACTCGTTCCAGAACGCGGGCATCCCGTCCTCCGGCTACGCTTCCGGCGCTTCGGCCCGCAAGACCTCGGCCCAGGCCCAGAAGTGGGGCGGCACGGCCAACTCGGCCTACGACCCCTGCTACCACGCCTCCTGCGACACCGTGAACAACATCAGCGCGACGCACCTCAACCGGTCCGCCGATGGTGTCGCCTACGCGATCTGGAAGCAGGCCGTCAGCACCACGCCGACGCCGACCAACGACTTCTCCGTGTCGTTGAGCCCGACCTCGGCCTCCGTGCAGCCGGGTGGTTCGACCACCACCACCGTGTCGACCCAGACCACCTCTGGCTCGGCGCAGAACGTCACCCTGTCGGCCACCGGCGCTCCCTCGGGCGTCACCGTGTCCTTCAACCCGAGCTCGGTCCAGACCGGTTCCTCGTCCACCGCGACCATCAACGTCGGTTCCTCGGTGGCCAACGGCACCTACCCGATCACCATCTCCGGTGTCGGCTCGGCGACCCGCTCGGCGACGTTCAACCTCACCGTCGGCGGCGGCAACCCGGGCAACTGCACCGGGTCCAACGTCATCGTCAACGGCGGCTTCGAGTCCGGTGCCACCCCGTGGACCCTGACCTCGGGTGTCCGCGACAGCTCGGCGCAGGAAGCGGCGCGCACCGGTTCGTGGAAGGCCTGGCTCAACGGCTGGGGCTCCACCCGGACCGACAGCGCGGCGCAGACCGTCACCATCCCGGCGGGCTGCACCAACTCCACGCTGACCTACTGGCTGAAGATCACCACCAACGAGACCGAGAACGTCGTGTACGACCGGCTCACGGTGACGGCCAACAGCACCACGATCGCCAGCTACTCGAACACCAACGCCGGTGGCGGCTACATCCAGCGCACCGTCAACGTCGGCCAGTTCGCGGGCCAGTCGATCACCATCAAGTTCAACGGAGTCGAGGACGCGTCGCTGCAGACCAGCTTCCTCATCGACGACGTGGCACTGCAGACCAGCTGACCGGGCAGGACAACTGAGCAGGTAGTGCCTTAGAAGCGGGGTGGGACCCAGGTCCCACCCCGCTTCGCCCTGTCCGGGGGTAGCGCCCGGGCCGTTGATCGCGATCACAGCGGTGATGAGCATCGACAACCTGACCCGCCTGACCTCGTCACCCTGGGGTTGGGTGGTCGCGGCCGTCGCGCTGCTGCTGGTGTGGGAGACGGCCAAGAAGTGGGTGCCGGAGCTCGTCGCCAGGCTCCTTGGCTGGCTTGCCACCCGGCTGGCCGGGACCAGGCTGGTGCGGGCCAAGGCCCTTCGCGAGTACCGGGCGCGGGTCGCGGACCGGTACGCGAGCCTGCCGGTGCTGTTCATGCCGGACGAAGGGCTCGACGCGGCCAAGGTGTACGTCCCGCTGCGCACCTCGGAGCAGACCGACGCCGGGGCCGATGCCTACGAGCGGCTCAAGTCGGCCCGCCGCGCCGTGGTGCTGGGACGTCCCGGTGCCGGGAAGACCATGCTGCTGCGCCACTCGATGCTCACCTGGGCGCGCGACCCGACGTGGCGGCGCGGGCAGAAGGTCCCGGTCCTGCTGGAGCTGCACCGGTTCGCCGAGACCGCGGAGCAGCAGATCATCGCCCAGTTCGCCGAGGACGGATTCGCCAGGCCCGAGCGGTTCGTCGCCCGCGCACTGCGCGACGGCGGCCTCAGCGTGCTCTTCGACGGCCTCGACGAGGTGGCCTCGGCCGAACGCGCCCGCGTCGCCGGACACCTGCGGGCCTTCGCCGCCCGCTACCCCGAGTGCCAGGTCGTGGTGACCTGCCGGACCGCGATCTACGACCAGGACCTCGCCCCCGAGATCACCGCCCGCTTCCACATCGCCGACTTCGACGACCGCGCCATCCGCCGGTTCCTCACCCAGTGGCCCGGGATCCCCGACGCCCTCGACGCCGAGCGGCTCATGGCGGCGCTGCGCGACGCGCCCAGGATCATGCAGCTGGCGCAGAACCCGTTGCTGCTCACTATGATCGCCTACCTCTACGGCGGCAAGGACGAGTCCCGCATCGTCCTGCCGCACTCCCGCGCCGAGTTCTACGGCGAGGTCACCGACATCCTGCTGCGCAGGCTCAAGGACACCCGCAATCAGTTCAAGGGGCCGCAGAAGAAGGCGCTGCTCAAGCACCTGGCGCTGGCCGCGCAGGCCGTCCCTGTCAACGCCGTCGACCGGCGGACCCTGCGCTACGAGGACGTGCTCGCCGAGATCACCCGGGTCGGCCCGTCCCTGGGCCTCAAGGACTCCGACGCGAACCAGGTCCTCGAGGAGATCGTCGACCGCAGCGGCCTCCTCCTGCGCCTCGACGGCGGCAGCGCGTACATGTTCGCCCACCTCAGCCTGCAGGAGTACCTGGCGGCGGTGGCCCACGAACAGGACCCCGCGGCGTTGTTGGCGGCGTTTCGCGCCGACCCGGCGGACTGGCGGGAGGTGGTGAAGCTGTGGTGCGGGGCGGTCAGCGCGGACGCCGGTCCGCTTGTCGCCCAGGTCTTCGAGGACGACCCCGTGCTGGCCTTCGAGTGCCTCGCGGACGCCCAGGTGGTCAACGACGAGGTCGCCGCGAAGGTGATCGCGCACTTCACCGCGCTGTTCGAGGCCAGCCCCGACCTGGACGCGGCGACCATGGCGGCGTTCGGGCTGGTGGCGGCCGTGCCCAATGACCGGGGCAGGCGGGTGTTCAGCTTCTTGGAGGGGCAGTCTGGGCCCTCGGCGTGCCGCGCTTTGGCGGCGACCAAGCTCCCGCGCGCGGCGAAGATCCTGGTCAACCGGCTCCCGGATGCTGACGCGAGGGCGGCGTTGGTGTTCATGGGCGACCTCGCGGTCCCGATGCTGGGCGCGGAGTCGGAGGTTGATCTGCTCGCCGAGATCGGCACCCCGGCCGCAGCGCTCATGCTGGTTCCGATGCTCTGGCGGCCGCAGGCCTATCGCGTGGCGTGGCACTTCATGCGGCTACTGAGCGTCCCGGAGATCGAGGCTGCCCTAGCTGACGCCGAGATACCCCCGAGCTCGGATACCTCGGACATGGCATGGGTGTGGGCACCCTTTCAGGACCACTCGCCGCCAACCTCGGGTGTGGTCGCCGCTCGCGTGGCTCACCTGTGCGAGGGCAAGGGCCTTCTGGATACGGACGACGAGGCGGTCGATCCCCGCCTGGCGATCCCGCTGATCACCGTTTCCGACCGGCACATTCCTCCCTCCTTCGTGCTGGGGCTGGTCCGCCGCGCCATCGATGTGGACGGGTCTCCCGAGTTGTCCGCGTGGAGCCCCGCGTTGCGGTCCTACTGGCATTCGGAGGCCGCGCCTGACCGGACTACGATCTCGTTGATCGACGAAATCGTGGTCCGCGAGATCGCTTTGCTCTCGGATCTGTCTCTCTGGATCCGCATCCCGTCCCGGACCCGTCTGCTGTTGCTCGCCGCCGCGGCGAATGGCCTCCGCTTCACCCGGCAAGACTGGCGGGAGTTCCCCGCTGCGACCGCGGCCGCGGCGGCGCACCAACCGCGGTGGCCGATGGCGTTGGTCATCCCCGCGTGGACGGGCTTGGTCCTGATCGTGGTCCTATCGGCTCTGGGACTGGCGCCCGCGTGGGCGCTGGGCGCCGGGGCGGGTGCTATCGGACTCTGGTTCCTTTCCAGCACCTTCCGCAGGGAAGCCCGTACGGGTCGGTTCAGCCGCAACCCCTACGTGGTGATCATGGCGGCGACCGAGGTGCACGACCTGGGCCGCACGTCGGTCATCGCGCGGTAGTCGCCGATCTTCCTGGGCCGGATGGCGTCGGGGGTGCCTTAGGGCGCTGGACCACTGGATGTCATTCCACAGTGTGATCACCGCGTCCTACTCCAGCAGGTTGTGGCGGGTACGGCGGCACTGGGAGCGTGGGTCCCGCCCGAGGGGGCGAATGGACATTGTGGACAGACACCGGGAGGAAACCTGTGCGGTCGATGATCCGAACGGCTGGCGTCTTAGCCGCGGCCGTTGCGATGGTGGCGGGGGGTGCGTCGATCGCGGGCGCGCAGACCGCCGGAGCTGGGGGGCGGATCGACTGGGGGCCGTGCGCGGAGTCGGCTTCGGTCGACTGCGGCAGCCTGCGGTTGCCGATCAACTGGGCCAAGCCCAAGGGGGAGAAGTTCGACCTGGCCGTGGCCAGGCGCAAGGCGACCGACCCGCGCAAGCGGATCGGGGTCCTCATCATCAACCCGGGCGGTCCCGGCGGGTCCGGGGTCGACTTCGCGTTGGGGGCCGACCGGTTCTTCAGCCCGGACGTGTTGGCCCGCTTCGACATCATCGGGTTCGACCCGCGTGGTGTGGCGCGCAGCCAGCCGGTGAAGTGCTCGCTGGAGGTCCTGAACAAGCAGCCTTCGCTCTACCCGAACAACCAGCGCGAGTTCGAGGCGCTGGCGGCGTACAACCGGGAGTTGGCCGCGGACTGCCGCAAGCACTCCGGGCCGATGGCCGACTACGCCGACACCAAGTCGGTCGTGCGCGACATCGACGCGCTGCGGGTGGCGCTGGGCGAGCGGAAGATCAACTACTTCGGCGTGTCCTACGGCACCCTCATCGGCCAGCAGTACGCCGAGGAGTTCGGCCGCAACGTGCGCGCCATGGTGATCGACTCGAACATGGACCACAGCGCGGGCACCGCCCGGTTCGGCGCGGTCAGCGCGGCCACCGCGGAGGATTCCTTCCGCGAGTTCGTCCGGTGGTGCGAGCGGACCACCAGCTGCGCCCTGCACGGCAAGGACGTCACCAAGTGGTGGGACCAGCTGCTGGCCAAGGCCGACCGGGGCGAGCTCGTCGACCCGAGCGACCCGACCCACGTCATCACCGCGGCGGAGATCAGCCGGTTCGCGTTCTCCGCGTTCTACGGCCCTGACTGGACGCTGCTGGCCGACGTGCTGGCCTCGCTTGAGACCGGCGCTCCCCAGCGGGCCGCGTACGGCACCGAGGAGCTCGTCGAGAACCCGTTCACCGCGGTGTTCTGCAAGGACTGGGACATCCGGGTGAAGAACCACCGCGAGCTCGCCGCGCTCACCGACCGCGCCAACCGGCTCGCACCGCACATGCGCGGTTCCGCACTCGGCCACGTCGCGACCACGGGCTGCGTCGGCCTGCCCGCCGCGACCAACCCGCAGCACGACCTGAACATCACCACCGCGCCGAAGATCCTCATGCTCAACGCCCTGCACGACCCGGCGACCGGCTACGACTGGGCGGTCAACGCGCACCGGCAGAGCCGCGACACCACCGTCCTGGTGACCTACGAGGGCTGGGGCCACGGCGTGTACCCCCGCTCCGAGTGCACCATCGGCATCACCGACACCTACCTGTTCACCCTCCGCACCCCCCGCGACGGAACCCGTTGCGCCGCGGTCGAACCCCCCGTTGGCCCGTCGATCGCCGCAGCACCCTCGCTGCCGCGTCCGGCAGGCCCGCTGCCCGGCCTGCCCGGCTGGGTGAAGTAGTCGCTTGACCCTGGAGGGCCGTCCCGTGCGGGCGGCCCTCCAGGCGCGTCCCGTGGCGTGGTTTCAGGCGTGGGAGAGGGCGAAGGCGGTGAGGAAGCCGACGACGGTGATCAGGCCGATCCAGAGGCGGGCCTTGGCGAACGCCTCGGGGATCATCGTGTCGGCGACCATGCAGAGGATCGCGCCGCCCGCCAGGGCCGTGATGGCGGCGAGGACGCCCGCCGGGAGGACGCCAGCGACCGCGTACCCGAACACCGACGACAGGGCGCTGATCACCGCGATCCCGGCCCACAGCCCAAAGACGTACCGCCGGGACCGGCCAGCCGACCGCATGCCCGCCGCGCTGGAGAGCCCCTCCGGCACGTTCGAGATGAACACCGCCGCCACCGTCACCGCGCTGACCCCGCCGCCGCCCGCCAGGCTCGTCCCGATGACGATCGACTCCGGGATCCCGTCGAGCAGCGCCCCCAACGCGATCGCCGTCCCCGACCCGGCCTGCTGCTCCTCCGAGGTCTGACCGCCGGAGCGCTTCCGGTGCTGCGCCCCGCGTTTGGCCAGCAGGATGTTCGCTCCTGTGTAGACGGTCGCCCCGGCGAGCGCGCCGAGCGCGGTCGGCACGATCCCGCCCTGCTCGTGCGCCTCACCGATCAGCTCGAACGACACCGCGGAGATCAGCACCCCGCTGCCGAACGCCATCACCCCGGCCACCACCCCCGCGGCCACCCGCACCAGGTACCCGACCAGCGCCCCCACCACCAGCGCCGACCCGGCCACCAACCCCCAGAACCCGGCTTCCAGCATCACCCACCTCCGCCGACCATCCTCGTTCATCCCACGAGAACCGGCTGGTGGCGTCCCGCGGATAGGATCGCTGCCATGGGGGAGCAGGAGTTGGCCGACCGTGAGACCTTCTGGCGGTGGGCGGAGGTGGTCATCGCGGTGTCGTTCCCGCTGGCCTTCATCGCCTTCCTGGGGCTGGTGTTCGACTTCCGGCTGCCGGAGGGCTTGAACTACGCGACCCTCCTCGCAGGCGTCGTCTTCGGACTCGCCATCAACGCCTACCTCGTCGGCGAGGGCGCCAAGGCGGTTCGCCGCCCCGGCAGCGGACCGGCGGGCGGGGTTTCGCCGGTGGTCGGCATGGGACTGGTGGTGGCGTTCTACCTGTTCTGCCTGGTCAACCTGATCAACCTGTTCCTTGATGAGGATCTGGCGGCACTGGTGGTGATCCAGTCCTGCATCGGAGTCGTCTTCGGCCTCGGCTTCCCGACCTACGTCGTGCTGCGCCTGATCGGGGGGCGAGGGGCTACGAACTGATCCAGGGCTTTCTCGTCCACCTCGATCCCCAGTGCCGCGCCGAGGACGTGGGCGGCCAGCCGCGGTGGGATGGCGTTGCCGATCTGCTGTGGGATGTCGCCGCCGGACCAGGGGTAGGTGGGGGGGAAGGTTTGGAGGCGGCCCGCTTCGGCGGGGGTGAAGCGGGGGAGTTCGGCGCCGTCGGGGGTGGTGAGGCGGTTTCGGGAGATCTTGCCGGTCACGGTGGCGGCGGGTTCGGCCGAGGTTCGGCGGCCGCGGGCTTTCGGGTCGCCGCCGGTGCCGTAGTTGGAGATGACGACGAACGGGCCGGGGCGGTCGAGGGTTTCGCCCATGGACCGCCACGGGGGCAGGTCGCCCGCGGGCTTGCGGAACCGCTGGTGCGTCGGCCGGGGAAGCAGCGGTTGCCGGTCGAGCCGCGCGATCAGGATGGCCCGGCGCCGGGTTTGCGGTACGCCGAACTCCTCGGTGTGCAGGATCCCGTGGTCGGACCGGTAGCCGATCCCGGCCAGCGCCTCGGCCACCGCCGCCCACACCGGCAGCACCGCCTGCACCTGTTCCAGCACGACCGCCTCGTACGGGCGGCCCGACCGGTGCGCGGCCAGCGCCCACCGCAGCGGCTCCAGCACCAGGGCGGTGCGCTCGTCGTCGAGGCCGGACAGTTCGGCGGTCACGTCTTCACCGGCGGCCATCCGCTTCACGAAGCCCAGCACCTGCTCGAGCGCCCGCCGCCCGGCCCCGCCGCCCGCGACCGTGTACGTCTGGCACGGGGGCCCACCGGCCAGCACCGTCGCGGAGGGGAAGTCGGCTGGGCCGTAGTCGCGCACGTCGCCCTCGACCGTCGCCAGCCCGGCCGCCGCCCTGGTCGCGCAGGCGTTGCGGTCCCACTCGACGCCCACCGCGGGCACGCCCAGCCACCCCGCGGCCACGTCCAGCCCGCCTGGACCGGCGAACAGGTCGACCACCTCCGTCATAACCGCCGATTCTAGGTAACGCCTTGGTCCGCGGCCTTGAAGCCCGCCGGATCGCCAACTAGCGTCTGCGCACTTCTGGCGGCGTGAGGAGGTGCGCTCATGGTGCTCGCACGGGTGACCACGGTGGTGCTGTTCGTGGTGGCGACGATGATCGGTGATGTCCGCGCGGCCGCGCAGTGGATCGCCGTCCTCCCATTCTGAGGGTATTCTATGAATAAGTGGAAAACGGACTTGGACTACGGCCCGATTGTTAATACATTGCCCCAAAAGGGTTGGAATGTCCGCTTTGACCAGCGGTTTCACACCGCCGCCGTGTGAAGATTTGGCGGTGTGAAGGAACTGGTTCAGCCTTCGGCGCGGGGTTAGCGTTCGACGCCAATGTTCATCCCTGCGTTTTCCAGGTTTCCCTGCCGTGGAATTCCCGTCCACGTGAGACCTGGGAAAGGAGCACCATGAAGCCGGCACATCGCCTGCTCGCCGTCGGCGGCGCGATCGCCGCGGGACTGGTCGTGGTCGGAACCGCCATCGCGGTCCCCAACACCCAGGCCCAGCCAGCGACCACCGCCACTGCCGCCCAGGCCCAGGCCAACGCCTCCAACGCCGTCGCGGCGATGGTGGCCAACCCGCCAGCGGCCCTGCACGCCAGTGGCAAGGACAAGTTCACCCAGAAGGCCGTCCGCTCCGCCGGTGGCCTCAACTACGTCGCCTACACCCGCTCCTACAAGGACCTCGAGGTGATCGGCGGTGACTTCGTGGTCGCCACCGACGACCAGGGCACCGTGAAGGCCACCTCCGTGGCCCAGGACAGCACCCTCGGCGAGGTCGACACCGCTTCGGCCAAGCTGTCGCAGGCGGGCGCCGACGCGATCGCGCTCAAGCAGGTGACCGGGGGCAAGTCCAACGGCGCGGGCCGCAAGGTCGTCGTCGCCGAGGGCAGCGGTCGCCTCGCCTACGAGAGCAACGTCATCGGCAAGGACGAGCACGGTCACCTCAGCGCGCTCAGCGTCTACGTCGACGCCCAGGACGGTCGCGTGCTGCGCACCGTCGAGCACCTGGCCGAGGGCACCGGCACCGGCTACTGGAACGGCCCGAACCTGCCGCTCAACACCACCAAGTCGGGCAGCACCTACAGCCTGAAGGACCCCAGCATCACGGGTCTTGACTGCCGCGACTACAGCTCCGGCTCCGTCTTCTCCGGCTCCGACGACTCGTGGGGCAACGGCACCGCGACCAACAAGGAGACCGGCTGCGCCGACGCGCTGTTCGTCGCCCAGACCGAGAACAAGATGCTCTCGCAGTGGGTCGGCCGCAACAGCTTCGACGGCCAGGGCGGCGCCTGGAAGATCAACGTCGGCCTCGACGAGAACAACGCGTACTACTACTCCTCGCGCCCGGCGTACGTGAACCTCGGCCACAACCCGCAGGGCCAGTGGGTCGGCTCGCTCGACATCTTGGGCCACGAGATGGGCCACGGCATCGACGACCACTCCGGCTCCGGCGGCTTCTCCGGCGGTGGCACCCAGGAGTTCATCGGTGACACCTTCGGCACCGCGACCGAGTGGTTCGCCAACGAGCCCTCGACCTACGACGAGCCGGACTACATCATGGGCGAGGACACCAACCTCGTCGGCTCCGGCCCGATCCGCTACATGTACAAGCCCTCCCTGCACGGCAGCGACCCCAACTGCTACTCCAGCAGCGTGCCCAACATGGAGGTGCACGCGGCGGCGGGCCCCGGCAACCACTGGTTCTACCTGCTCGCCGAGGGCTCGAACCCGAGCAACGGCCAGCCGGTCAGCCCGACCTGCAACAACACCACGCTGCAGGGCATCGGCATCCAGAAGGCCATCAAGATCATGCACGGCGCGGTCCAGCTGAAGACCTCGTCGAGCTCGTACCTCAAGTACCGGACCTGGACGCTGACCGCGGCCAAGAACCTGTACCAGGGCAGCTGCGCCGAGTTCAACGCCGTCAAGGCAGCCTGGGACGCGGTGAGCGTTCCCGCGCAGTCCGCTGACCCGACCTGCACCGGTGGCACCACGCCGCCGAGCAGCACCACCACGCCGCCGACCACGACGAGCTCGCCGACCACGACCACGCCGCCCACCACCACGACCCAGCCCCCGGGCGGCTGCTCCGGCCAGAAGATCCTGAACCCGGGCTTCGAGTCGGGCAAGACCAACTGGAGCGACCCGAACACCACCATCGGCAACTGGACCAGCTACCGCGAGCCCGCTCGCAGCGGCACCCAGTCGTCCTGGCTCGGTGGCTGGGGCTCGTCGCACACCGACACGGTCAGCCAGTCGGTCACCATCCCGACCGGCTGCCGGGCGACGCTGAGCTTCTACCTGCACATCGACTCGGCGGAAACCGAGAACCTGGCCTACGACAAGCTCACGGTCAGCCTCGGCTCCACCGCGGTGGCCTCGTTCTCCAACACGAACAAGGCCGCGGGCTACGTCCAGAAGACCTACGACGTCTCGTCGCTGGCAGGGCAGACGGTGACGTTGAAGTTCGCGGGCAGCGAGGACAGCAACCTGCAGACCTCGTTCGTCCTCGACGACCTGGCGCTGACCCTCGGCTAGTCCCTTGAGGACGGTCCACTGAGGGCAGGTGGAGACAGGGAAACGGGCGGGCACCCGGGGTTACCCGGGTGCCCGCCCTCTTCTCATCCGGTTGTCAGCGGTGCGAGTGCGCGTGGTTGTCCAGCGCGGCGCGGATCGCCTTGTAGGACTTGGGTTCCACCGGCGCCGCCGCCCTGGCGGTCGGCAGGATGGGGCCGTTGGGGCCGACGGTGGGCTTGCCCGCGGTGTAGAGCCAGATCTTGAGCAGGTGCCGCACCGGGCGCCCGGGGGCGAGCCGCTCGGCCAGCGCGGTGAAGTCCTCGATCCGGCCGGTGCCGCCCTTGCGGGTGGCCTGCCAGGTCTTGAGGATCTGGAAGAACGCGTCGTCGCCGACCAGGGCGCGCAGCGCGTGCGCGGTCGCCGCGCCGCGGTCGTAGACGGCCACGTCGAACTGCCGGTCCGCGCCCGGGTCACCGGGCAGGACCTGCCAGAACGGGTCCTCGGCAGGCCTGGAGTCGTAGACGTACTGCGCCAGCTCTGCCGCGGTGCCCTCGCCGACGTGCTCGGACCACAGGTACTGCGCGTAGGTCGCGAAGCCCTCGTTGAGCCAGATGTCGCTCCACCGGCCGACCGCCACGCTGTCGCCGAACCACTGGTGGGCGTTCTCGTGCGCGACCAGCGAGGTGTTCGAGCCGCCGATGAAGCCGCGCGCCCCGTAGACCGGCCTGGTCTGGTTCTCCAACGCGAACCCGATCCCGGTGGTCACCACCCCGCCCTGGGCCTCGAAGGGGTAGGGGCCGAACCGGGTGGCCAGGAACTCGTTGATCTCCGGGGTGCGCTCGATGCTGGCCTTCGCCGCGCCGAGCGAGTCGCCGAGGTCGGCGCCGTAGGCGGTGATGAACGGCTTGCCCTCGGGCGTGGTCTGCCGGTTGACCTCGTACTTGCCGATCTCCAGCGAGGTCAGGTAGGTGGCCTGCGGTTGGGTGCTGCGCCACCACCAGCGGGTCCAGCCGGTGCGGTTCTTGGTGGTGCGCACCAGGTTGCCGTTGGACAGCGCGACGACGCCGTCGGGCACCTCGACCGACACGTCGAAGGTGGCCTTGTCGGTGGGGTGGTCGTTGGCCGGGTACCACCACTGCGAGATCTCCGGCTCGTTGACCGCGAGCGCGCCGTCGGGGGTCTTCACCCAGGACGTGAAGCCGTTGATCTTCACGGTGGACGGCCGGTCGTTGTAGGCGACCACCACGGTGATCGGGGCGCCCTTGGCCAGCGGCCGCGCCGGGGTCACCACGAGCTCGCCGTCGCCAGCCGCGTTGGCCGAGAAGGTCGCGGCGACGTTGTTCACCAGCACCGACGAGACCCGCAACCCGAAATCGAGGTTGAATCGGGACAATTCCTGGGTCGTGGTCGCGGTGATCGTCGTCGTACCGGACAGGACATCCGTCGTGGGCTGGTAGGTCAGTCTGATGTCGTAGTGGGAGACGTCATATCCGCCGTTTCCGGCGTTGGGGTAGTACGGGTCGCCGACGCTGGGCGCTCCTGGTGCCGGTGCGGCGGCCGCGATGCTGGTCAGCAGGGTCGCGGCGACGGCGGCGAGCGCCACCGGCGTTGTCGCGCGAACGGTTTTGCGCATCTGTTCCCTCCCTCGTGGGCGCCGCCGAAGGTAGTGGGTAATTCGCCGCCGACATACAGCCGAAAGAGGGCTCCTACTAACTGGGAATCATTTCTTTCACCACTTCAACCGATAACGACGTTCGACGTGGTCCATTCCGCCCAATCGGCGGGTGTGCGATGCTGTTCGCGTGCCGATCGACGACCTGGTCCTGCTGCGGCGAGCCCGCGACCGGATGGACCGCGACTACGCGCAGCCGCTGGACGTGGCCGCGCTGGCCAAGGGCGCG
It includes:
- a CDS encoding M20/M25/M40 family metallo-hydrolase, encoding MKRRTMAAGVALAVLAGTAVAVTVSPVFASQDQQTQGQDRQAMAISAADRAANSGLDALAKGPDEAYSRDLVNPFFNDLYSVSYQRSYRGLPVVGGDATVLADGQGRVQAVMAATKAKVAVPSTSARVTKAAAEQTSRGLQGKTTKVESSRLVVKVTKDAPALAWEHLVVGTTKEGGPSHLTVWVDANSGAVLDKVEDAAHGTLNSEWNGNVNIDTTNSGGTYRMVDPNRPGLQCADYSNNTVFSKSSDSWGTGNATSKETGCGDLLYGAQQEWNMLRDWLGRNGHNGSGRSWPAKVGLNEQNAYWDGSTVTIGRNGSNKWIAGMDVVGHEYGHGMDQNTPGGTSQEAGLGEATGDIFGALTEAYANNPKDPADYLVGETINLVGNGPIRNMYQPSLVNNDPNCYSSSIPNTEVHKAAGPLNHWFYLLAEGTNPGGGKPNSPTCNNTTLTGVGIQNAGKIFYGGMLLKTSGMTHRKYRVATLTSAKNLDATCGLYNKTKAAWDAITLPAQTGEPTCTPSGGNEFSLSLNPSSGSIVKGNSGTFTVATQTTSGSAQNVSLSASGQPSGVTVSFNPTSVQTGASSTATVNVGSSVANGTYTITVTAAGGTSHTATYSLTVTGGGDPNPNPTAPDIDVAAVQAHISQFGTIASQNGGNRRAGSAGYTASVAYIKGKLQAAGYTVVEQTCTSGCVYRSNNLIADWPGGDTAQTYMFGAHLDGVAAGPGINDNASGSATLLEVALQLAAKNPTMAKHVRFGWWTDEEQGLNGSKFYVNQLTSAQRSQIKGYYNFDMVASTNGGYFINNINTAVASPLKEYWTSLNLAPEENTEGAGRSDDYSFQNAGIPSSGYASGASARKTSAQAQKWGGTANSAYDPCYHASCDTVNNISATHLNRSADGVAYAIWKQAVSTTPTPTNDFSVSLSPTSASVQPGGSTTTTVSTQTTSGSAQNVTLSATGAPSGVTVSFNPSSVQTGSSSTATINVGSSVANGTYPITISGVGSATRSATFNLTVGGGNPGNCTGSNVIVNGGFESGATPWTLTSGVRDSSAQEAARTGSWKAWLNGWGSTRTDSAAQTVTIPAGCTNSTLTYWLKITTNETENVVYDRLTVTANSTTIASYSNTNAGGGYIQRTVNVGQFAGQSITIKFNGVEDASLQTSFLIDDVALQTS
- a CDS encoding NACHT domain-containing protein; translated protein: MSIDNLTRLTSSPWGWVVAAVALLLVWETAKKWVPELVARLLGWLATRLAGTRLVRAKALREYRARVADRYASLPVLFMPDEGLDAAKVYVPLRTSEQTDAGADAYERLKSARRAVVLGRPGAGKTMLLRHSMLTWARDPTWRRGQKVPVLLELHRFAETAEQQIIAQFAEDGFARPERFVARALRDGGLSVLFDGLDEVASAERARVAGHLRAFAARYPECQVVVTCRTAIYDQDLAPEITARFHIADFDDRAIRRFLTQWPGIPDALDAERLMAALRDAPRIMQLAQNPLLLTMIAYLYGGKDESRIVLPHSRAEFYGEVTDILLRRLKDTRNQFKGPQKKALLKHLALAAQAVPVNAVDRRTLRYEDVLAEITRVGPSLGLKDSDANQVLEEIVDRSGLLLRLDGGSAYMFAHLSLQEYLAAVAHEQDPAALLAAFRADPADWREVVKLWCGAVSADAGPLVAQVFEDDPVLAFECLADAQVVNDEVAAKVIAHFTALFEASPDLDAATMAAFGLVAAVPNDRGRRVFSFLEGQSGPSACRALAATKLPRAAKILVNRLPDADARAALVFMGDLAVPMLGAESEVDLLAEIGTPAAALMLVPMLWRPQAYRVAWHFMRLLSVPEIEAALADAEIPPSSDTSDMAWVWAPFQDHSPPTSGVVAARVAHLCEGKGLLDTDDEAVDPRLAIPLITVSDRHIPPSFVLGLVRRAIDVDGSPELSAWSPALRSYWHSEAAPDRTTISLIDEIVVREIALLSDLSLWIRIPSRTRLLLLAAAANGLRFTRQDWREFPAATAAAAAHQPRWPMALVIPAWTGLVLIVVLSALGLAPAWALGAGAGAIGLWFLSSTFRREARTGRFSRNPYVVIMAATEVHDLGRTSVIAR
- a CDS encoding alpha/beta hydrolase codes for the protein MIRTAGVLAAAVAMVAGGASIAGAQTAGAGGRIDWGPCAESASVDCGSLRLPINWAKPKGEKFDLAVARRKATDPRKRIGVLIINPGGPGGSGVDFALGADRFFSPDVLARFDIIGFDPRGVARSQPVKCSLEVLNKQPSLYPNNQREFEALAAYNRELAADCRKHSGPMADYADTKSVVRDIDALRVALGERKINYFGVSYGTLIGQQYAEEFGRNVRAMVIDSNMDHSAGTARFGAVSAATAEDSFREFVRWCERTTSCALHGKDVTKWWDQLLAKADRGELVDPSDPTHVITAAEISRFAFSAFYGPDWTLLADVLASLETGAPQRAAYGTEELVENPFTAVFCKDWDIRVKNHRELAALTDRANRLAPHMRGSALGHVATTGCVGLPAATNPQHDLNITTAPKILMLNALHDPATGYDWAVNAHRQSRDTTVLVTYEGWGHGVYPRSECTIGITDTYLFTLRTPRDGTRCAAVEPPVGPSIAAAPSLPRPAGPLPGLPGWVK